In the genome of Salinispirillum sp. LH 10-3-1, one region contains:
- a CDS encoding Na/Pi symporter, with the protein MLLTTAPVLRRTRLISSVVLLFVTLVFLATQPAVAGIAAGIGLFLLGMQQLENGLQTLSGGLLERALRHSTASTTRSVVFGASATALLQSSSLVTLLTMSFVGAGLITLPAAIAMLFGANLGTTTGAWLIAVFGLRIDMAALSMPMLALGLFLLRSKQREWLAAGQLLSGVGLLFLGIHFIKLGFEGLQGVLLVTDFAAHGFFAILLYTLIGIAATVVMQSSHASMLITLTALASGQISYDQGLAMAIGANIGTTVTAIIGALGGNAAARRLAASHVVFNVGTGIVALMLLTPLRLIVEGGAYLLRWDEHELTLRLALFHTLFNTLGLALTLPFLPRLSKTLEGYFQEPITDPFEPTEVKPQYLTPDARLFADTALTALEREYVHLSQLTLATIQGALGLAQAHKMDQDQWAEYLALPDSLANPVDAQLMYEQNIKPLYSDMVSFAYGLEVSRTPAQEKRERAILSAAQYLVEATKHTKHLQKNVHRLSRLNHPDIAAFYLQLRLLLSRVCMASHELVNDQEGPNDLGNLVLLSTWQKNFAAERVNEWQGALRNRRLDSRIATSLLNDMTYVQDLVEALQEAFTHYFADRQAEVSTEETGTSVANTPP; encoded by the coding sequence ATGCTACTGACCACTGCGCCCGTGTTGCGCCGTACTCGCCTGATTTCGAGCGTGGTGTTGCTGTTTGTGACCCTCGTATTTTTGGCTACGCAACCTGCGGTGGCGGGTATTGCCGCAGGCATCGGGTTGTTTTTGCTGGGCATGCAGCAACTGGAAAACGGCCTTCAGACACTCAGTGGCGGCCTGTTGGAAAGAGCCTTACGCCACAGCACAGCATCGACCACACGCAGTGTCGTGTTTGGCGCCAGTGCCACAGCTTTGTTGCAGTCCAGTTCACTGGTGACCTTACTCACCATGTCTTTCGTTGGTGCGGGGTTAATTACACTGCCCGCCGCCATCGCCATGTTATTCGGCGCCAATTTGGGCACTACCACGGGAGCCTGGCTGATTGCCGTGTTCGGCTTACGCATTGATATGGCTGCCCTCAGTATGCCGATGCTGGCCTTGGGCTTATTTCTGTTACGTAGCAAACAGCGCGAATGGTTAGCAGCCGGTCAGCTGTTGTCGGGCGTCGGACTACTGTTTCTCGGCATTCATTTTATCAAGCTGGGATTTGAAGGCTTGCAAGGTGTGCTGCTGGTGACCGACTTCGCCGCGCACGGGTTCTTCGCGATTCTGCTGTACACTCTGATCGGCATAGCCGCTACCGTTGTGATGCAGTCCAGCCACGCCAGTATGTTGATTACCCTGACGGCGCTCGCCAGTGGACAAATCAGCTACGACCAAGGCCTCGCCATGGCGATTGGTGCGAATATCGGCACCACAGTCACAGCGATCATCGGTGCTCTAGGTGGCAACGCCGCCGCGCGCCGGCTAGCCGCTTCGCATGTGGTGTTTAACGTTGGCACTGGCATTGTCGCTCTAATGCTGTTGACGCCACTGCGCCTGATCGTCGAAGGCGGCGCTTATCTTCTGCGCTGGGATGAACACGAGCTGACCTTGCGCTTGGCGTTGTTTCATACACTCTTCAACACACTAGGGTTAGCACTCACCCTACCTTTTCTGCCTCGACTCAGTAAGACACTGGAAGGTTACTTCCAAGAACCCATCACTGACCCCTTTGAACCCACAGAGGTGAAGCCGCAATATCTGACCCCAGATGCCCGCCTATTTGCCGACACCGCACTCACCGCGCTGGAGCGCGAATATGTGCACCTGAGTCAATTGACGTTGGCGACTATTCAGGGAGCGCTGGGACTCGCGCAAGCCCATAAAATGGACCAAGACCAATGGGCAGAGTACTTAGCGTTACCCGACAGCCTCGCTAACCCTGTGGATGCACAGCTCATGTACGAGCAAAATATTAAACCGCTCTACAGCGACATGGTGAGCTTTGCCTATGGGTTGGAGGTAAGCCGCACACCGGCACAAGAAAAGCGTGAGCGCGCCATTCTCAGCGCAGCACAGTATCTGGTAGAAGCCACCAAGCACACCAAACATTTGCAGAAGAACGTTCATCGGCTGTCACGCCTCAACCACCCAGACATTGCAGCCTTTTATCTACAACTTCGACTTCTGCTCAGCCGGGTGTGTATGGCCAGCCATGAGTTAGTTAACGATCAAGAAGGGCCAAACGACCTTGGTAACCTCGTGCTATTGAGCACATGGCAGAAGAACTTTGCAGCGGAAAGGGTAAATGAGTGGCAAGGTGCCTTACGGAATCGCCGACTCGACAGTCGTATTGCCACCTCCCTGCTGAATGACATGACCTACGTGCAGGATCTCGTCGAGGCGTTGCAGGAAGCCTTTACCCACTATTTTGCCGATAGGCAGGCCGAGGTATCGACCGAGGAGACAGGCACTTCCGTCGCGAATACGCCCCCTTAG